From Falco naumanni isolate bFalNau1 chromosome 4, bFalNau1.pat, whole genome shotgun sequence:
GTGGTGTGCCGAAGCGGCTCTTTAGATCCTCCCCGGCCCAAGCCTCCCCTGCCATGGATGCCTCGGGGGCTCTTGCTTCGGCTCCCTCCTCTGCGGCTCCCTCGGGCTCCCGCAGCCCCATGTTCCCCCCAGGAGCTGACAGAGAGGAGTGGGGACCGAGGTTCAATTGTGCCCCTTCCACCTCTGCCGCAGCCTCGCAGGCGATGCCAGCATCTGGCCGGAAGAGGAAGGCCAACTTCTCCAATGACGAGACTGAGACGTTGGTCTGGAATGTGGTCCGGCATTTCAGCGCCCTGTATGGGTCTGAAGCCCTGCGGGCTCACCCCGTGCGGCGGAAGCAGCTCTGGACCCAAATCCAAAGCCGCGTCAACTTCCTGGGCTACACCGAACGCTCCATCGACGACCTCAAGCACAAGTGGCGTGACCTGCGACTGGACGTCAAGAAGAAGATCACCTCCAAGAAGCACCTGCCCATGAACCGTGCCGGTGGGCCACTCCACAAGCCACGCCTGACGCCCCTGGAGAAGATGGTGGCTTCCACCTTCTTACAGGCCAGCCACGACTCAGAGCCTGAAATCATCTTGGACCCAGGTCAGTTGTGGTGGTTCTCTGGGGAGAAAAGAGTTGGAGTAGTGGAGTCCCATGCTGTGCCCTACCTGCGCTCTCTGAGTGATGTCCAGCCTCATAACATCACCAGGCCGTGGTCCTCCCGAGCTCCAGGGTCTGTCGAGTGTTTGTGTTCTGTGCTAGCCCGCGCGGCATGGATTGTGGAAGGAAGCTTTCGGGTTTCGTGTCGTACGTGGTTTGTGCCGGGATTACAGCATCCAGCAGGGCTGTGGTCCCATTGTGTCTGGGTAGCTAACCACCAGGGTTGGAAACAGCATGCATTGGAATTAAAAATCCACTGTGGAAATAACCTGGGGTCAACAGGAACACCTCAGACTTTGTCGGATCAGgtcttctctggttttgtttttcctctttaatttgATACAGTGCCTGGCCTTGCTGGATACTGTCTAAAGGCAGCTGTTAAAAGATGGGATGGGATTTTACTTCCCCTGTTCTTTTCAGGGTTGGCATCCCCCCATGGGTAGCTGAGGCCAGAGGGAgcgggagcaggagcaggagcagctgcttcGGAGCAAAGTCACAGCAACCTCCTGCAGCATCTCGCAGCTTGGTGCTGTGTGTGGCCAGGGGTGCCAGAGGGTCCCTGGGTGGGCTATGCCTTCTTGATGGGGCTGTGCCTTTGACCCCTCTGTTGCTTGCACAGCAAACCTGTGTCTTGGCCTACCGCTGAGCACGGAGCCCTCTCGCTGGTCCTGCTCTTGGCTAATGCCTTTAGTTCAAATGCCCGAGAGTTGCTTGAGGGGAGAGGATGTTGGTGGAAGACCCAACATTGGTCTTGCGGTAGCACTGAGCTGGGCCCACAGGTACACCCCAGCTGGGCTTTGTTGCTGCCCAGGAGGCATGTACCCACCCTGGCCTTTCATTTGCGCAAAAGGAATATGTCTGACTTCTTTGCGTTCCTAGGGGCTGCCAGGGTTAATTgttcctgcttcttcccctgGTCTTTGATTTCAGCGTGGCCTGTCAGGTTTCACTGGAGATGGGTGGGTGGCATGGGTGTCTCTGAACCAGACACCCgccttgctgcagagcagaagatCTCTGGGCTGAAGGAAGAAGTCCTGTGGGACATTACAGGATGTTGACTCTCACAGGGCTGGGCAAGTTCAGGATGGTCCTGGGGGAGATGAGGGTGAGCGGTCTGGCCTCCCAGGAGGAGCATCTGTGCCTTGGTACAACCATGTCCTCTGCAGGTTCCCGTGGGACCCTTCTCCTTGGGAGCCCTATCCGCCCTTCTGCGGGGACATGTGAACTGCCAGTGCCGTCATCGCAGTGGCTGAGGCTGGATTCTCTCTGTCCCACAGATCTGTTCTTCCCCGGTGCGACCAAGCAGTCCTTCATGCACCTGCAGCCCGGCGTCAGCCACCCCAGCATCTACATCGACACCAACGGGCAGCCCTCATCCCTGCCAGATGTGGAGGGCTCTGCTGTGCCCCGGCTGGCAGTGCAGAGCCCCGACCCCTCCATCATCTGCGAGTACAGCCGAGGAGAAGGGCAGAGCAGTTCGGGTGAGGCTGTGGGACAGGCTGCAGCGGGGCTTCAGGCAGTGGAGGGAGGGCGCGGGGTCTGGCTGGAGACCCCCTGGGAGCGTGGCAGATGGTAAaaggttgtggtggtggtttgcaCCGTGAACCTGGTCCTGGTGTGGCAGAGTGCTTCTGGTGGGGCTGGATGCAGCTCTCGGCATGGCGCTGGGGGTGGCGCTGCGGGGGACACCCCGACAGGAGACACTTCCCTGTGCCTGCCCCGTCTGTGTGATTAACTCCTGGCCTGTGAGTCCCGAAGGGCTGCGGATGCATAACGGGAACCTGGAGCACAGTTCCGTAACCACTGAGGGTTGTTCAGTGGCAGGAGAAGGCGGCAGATCCCAGGAAAGGCAAAGGCCATGGCCATCCCTGTGTTACGTGGGGACCTGGGGAGCTCGTTGTGGTGGGACAGGGGGTGTGCGAGGCAGGCAGGGCGAGGGCTGCACGGCTGGGGCACGTTGGCCTGCTGTGTCCATCAGGGACGTGCATGAGGGGGGCAGTCCATGTGttggggaggggcagggggacagaGCGGTGGCTGGGGCTCACCTGAGGGCTTCTCTTCTGTTCCAGCGGAGTCGGGACCAGAGCTGCGGACTCCAGACGTGTCAGCCATTTCCCCGTCCCTGCGAAACGAGTCCCTCGTCTCCTACGCCTCCAtgtcagaggaggaggaacGGGAAGGCCGGGAGGTGGAGAGGGGCCACGGCGGGGCCGTAGGGATGCAGCCCGGGCCTGAGGCCCCCATGACTGCGGAGGAAGACATGAAACTGTCCCGCCAGGCCATGCTGATCCGCAGGTGCAGCTCCCAGGGCTCCGTCACCTCCCTGCCTGAGGACCCTCTCAACCCTGTGGACGCTCACTCGGACTGGGGCCACGAAGGGGTGTCCGACCTTCCCCCCCTGGGCCGCGGGCTCGACTCCTCGCACCCCGAGGAGCAGGCGGGGGGCCCCGGCCCGGATATGGGCGCTTTGCCCAGGGTACTGATGGGGCCCACCTGGGAGAAGCCAACTGCAGAGGAGGAGCCCCCGGCCCGCTCCCCGCTGCACGGCGCCCTGACCGAGGAGTCGCTGCCCTCCTCCGCCTCTCCCCCAGGGGACgccccagctgcccctggcCCGCCCCGCGGCCTGGGCTGCTCCCGCCTGCGGGAGGACCGCCAGGAGAGCTGGAGGACTAACATCCATCACCTGCTCGACCTGGAGGAGCAGTGGGACCAGCTGTACCATCAGGAGCTGGCCATGTGGCAGGAGGAGCGGGCCACCCAGCGCGAGGAGAGGGCCCGCGACCGCGAGCTCCAGTTCCGCCTGCTGGGCGTCCTGACGGACATCCGTGACGAGCTGCGCTACCTGCGTCAGGAGAGGGCCAGCGCCCGGCAGAGCCAGGCGCCACCGGCCGAGCCCCGGCCAGACCCCAGCCCGCTCCTTGAGCAGCCCAAAGCCGAGCCCGGCTTCCCCGAGCCGCAGGCCGGAAGCGCCAGCTGGGGAGAGACCGCCGTGCCCAGCCGAAGCCCCTTCGGCaaccggggccggggccggcgtCGGGGCCGGCCGCGTGGCTCTGCCTCCAGACACAGACGGCTCTTCCTCACCAACAGCTAGGGACGGGCAGGGACGCTGTCCCGCGAAGGACATGGTGTGCCTGCGGCCCTCCCGGCGCCTGCACGCAGGGCTCCGGCCACACCGTGCGTGCCTGGCCACGGACAGAGGGGCGTGCACGTGGGGGAACGGTGTGCAGGGGTGTGCGTGGGAGCCGCCTGGGTTGTGGGAGGCATGCACAAGCATGCGGCCGCCGGCAAGGTTGGCACCTGCCCCCCGGCATGGCCAGGCCCCCACGAGCACGGGGAAGGTACAAAGGGGCACGAGTGGCTGGCGCTGGGAGCGCGCTGGGCACATGCCCGGGGAGGGAGGTGGCGATACACACGTGTGTAAGTCGTGCAGGTGCCCAGGAGGCCTGCCTGCACCCGTGGCCgtgcctctgctgctgtgggcagcctggggcagggccCACGAGCATGGCTGGCCGGGTGCGTGTGAGCAAGCGGGGCGCTGGCACACAGTGAGGAGGCGTGTGCGTGCGTGGGTGTCAGTGGGGCCGTGTGACAGCGCTAGTGAGTAGGATTACTACCTTCGGGGGGTGGGGAGTTAGGAACACTTAGTCGCTGATGTGCGAACATTTTATGCAAATCATTTAATGACCTAATTTGCATATAACCAtaaacttctgtttaaaaaaaatccccaaaaaacagaaaagacgTCTCTGTGTGTGAACTCAGTGCTGCAGCGGTTTGGTGAGGAGGGTCCTGAGCGAGCGGGACCTGCTGTCCCTCAGGAACCTTCCCATGCCACCTGCTCTTGGCCAGGAGCTGTGCGGAGCTGCCCATATCGGGCACCTGAGGATTAATCCTGCCCTTGCCAAGGCAGCCCATTGCCGGGCCAGGGGGGCTGTGTGCTCCCCCCATCCTCCTCCCGGGTTCACCCCAcagacaggcagctgcctgcttccCCAGATGAGGGGCCATGTgaacagctgctgcctgtggggagACCCCTACTcacctgctctgcctccccacaGCACGTGTggtgtcccctgtcccctcctAGCTCCCCACGTAGCCTCATGGAAGTTCTGGTCTCCTTTGCTACTCGGGTCCCTGCTTACTTGTGCCAccgctgctctgctgctgtgtcatGCTGCTAATTCACCGCCTGCTCGCGGTTCCTCCCTGCTCAAATCCCCGGTGCTGCCGGCATGCTGCCATGCTGGCCTGGCCTGCTTCTGGGCTGCCCTGAGCTGGCCAGGGGGAGcgtgccagcagccccctgccacacAGCCTGcatgggctggctgctggcataTGGGGCAAAATGACCCCAGGCTTGGTGGCACCCAGTTCACCCTGCTCCTTTGGGGGAGCCCCAGATCAGGGCTGGGGGGAATAGGACCTGCAGCCTCGGCCTGGGCTGTCCAGACTCAGAACCGAGGCCCCGGCTGCCTGTGTGGCTCTGGGGTGGGGTGACAGCATGCACAGCTTGGTGGCAGTGTGCAGGGTCCCCAGGAGTGTGTAGGGTCCCGACATCATGCAAGACCCCCTTGGGCAGCCTGCAGTGTCACCAGGGAGTGTGCAAGGTCCCAAGCAGCGCGCAGTCCCCAGGAATGCACAGGGTCCCCAGGAGTGTGCAGGGTCCTCAAGTAGCGTGCAGGGTCCCCAGGACTGTGCAGGGTCCCCAGGAGTATATGGGGTCCCCAAGCAGCGTGCAGGGTCCCTGACATCATGCAAGACCCCCTTGGGGAGGCAGCATGCAGGGTCCCCAGGGAGCGTGCAAGGTCCCAGGCTGTGTGCAGGGTCCCTAGGGAATATGCAGTGTCCCCAGGGAATGTGCATGATCCCTAGGGAACGTGCAGGGTCCCCAGGACTGTGCAGGGCCCCcgggcagggtgcagggtgcCAGGCAGGGTGCAAGGCCCCTTGGGCAGCATGCAgtgtccccagctccctggcagtGTGTGGTGtctccccccagcagcctgtaGGGTCCCCAGCAGCTTGCAGAGTttcccccccagcagcaggcagggtcTCCCCCTGCCAGCAGTGTGCAAAGTCCCCCCCCAGCGGTGTGCAGGGTCCCCCCCGCAGCGTGCAGTGTCCCCAAGGAGCTCCTGCCGCCTCCTCCCGCTGCAGCCCACCCTGGATGGGGAGCACAGCCGGCCAGGCCACCCTGGGCCgatgccccccaccccctgcagcacacagggacTCACCGCCGCAGCCCCTCGCTGGATTCCTCGGCTCTGGTGGGGACCATCTCCCTCGGGTGGGGACGGACAGTGACACCCAGCTTGGGGTCCCAGcgtgcctggggaaggggcacaGCTTACCCGGCTGTAAAGAAAACGGGTGAAACAACCGATACGCCCAGATCGGCGGGGGAGCCGGGACCGGTTTGGTGCCggtgggcagcggggggggggtcAGCGGGCCACAGTGGGAGCGGGCGCGCTGCCCGCACCGCAGCCACCGCGTTGGGTCAGTCACCGAAATGATGCGCCAGGGGGTGTGGGAGCGCAGGGGCGGGGGCGCTGGGCCGGTGCCCCGGGGAGGGCTTGGCCACAGCCTGCCGGGGGAAAGTGGGAAACGCTGGGAATCAGCGATGCTAGAAAGGGTTCGCTGGGGGACAGGACCCTGTGGATCAGGGGCTGCAGTCGTCTGGGAGGCCCCAGGACCCGCACGGCCCCGAGAGCACGACGGCCTCTGGCAGCCCTTGCACACCCATGGCTGGTgtgtgcacacacgtgtgcacccaggcacccacccaccctgcagcatcactgcctgctcccccctctccctgcagggtTTCACCCATGGGTGCAGCCACCTCCCCTGGCTCTGGGGGGTTCTCTGTgccaccccaccagcacagggGTGCCACAGCTGGTGACACAGGAGCACCTGGCAGCCTAGCACCCCATGGTGCCACTGATCCCCCTGCTCTGTACCCCATACCCCTGCCCCGTACCCCACGCTGTGCTGCAATcgtcccctccttccccagccccaagcTCGCGGGTCCCGGGGAGCAGGGGCATGGCCACAGCGCCCGGGCCGGGGGACAGTCCCCAGGGCGGGGGGCAAAGGCGCTGCAGCCCAACATGACTTTATTCCATATCGCATCGTCCATACAAAACTACACCCCAAGCACTGTACAGAGCGGGACGGCGAGGGCAGTAAAAATAAGCAGCGGGGGCCGAGGAGCAGAGCGGCAggcgggggggctggcagcggggggACGTGGCGGGGGGCTGCTTCCCGGCCCATGCAGCGAGATTGTCTGGTGGCGGGGGCAGTGGGGGCCAAAGCATGTCCGTTCATGATAGGGGCCGGACCTGGGTCTGCGGGTGCATGGCCCCCCCGGGCTCCCCACGTGCCCCCCGTCCCGGCCGGGCACCTGTATTTGGTAGGCAGCTGCATGGCCAGCGGCTGCCCCGTCCCGGGGGGTGTCAGTCCACGGGGTGGACGGCCCCTAGTCCCCGGGGGGCATGATGCCagggggcggcagcggggggggggcctGCCTCAGCCCCGTGGACCCGCTGGTGGTCCTTGAGGGACTCCTTGTAGCGGAAGCTGCGGCCACAGGCCGGGCACTGGTAGGGCCGCTCGCCGGTGTGGATGCGCTGGTGCTTGAGCAGGTTCTGCTTGCGGATGAAGCTCTTGCCGCACGCGGCGCAGGCGAAGGGCCGCTCACCCGTGTGCAGCCGCTGGTGGTTCTGCAGGTGCTCCTTGCGGCTGTAGCACTTGCCGCACTCGGTGCACTTGTAGGGCCGCTCACCACGGTGGATCATCTGGTGCCGCACCAGCCCCGAGTGGCAGTTGAAGCTCTTGCCGCACTCGGCGCAGGGGTACGGGCGCTCGGCTGCATGGCTCCGCTGGTGAATCCGCAGGCTCTTCTTCCCGCTGAAGCTCTTCCCGCACTCGGCACAGCCATGCGGCCGCTCCTCGATGGCTCCCGGCGTCGCGGTGGGGACCCCCACTGCTTCGGCCCCTGGCCCCGGCTCTGAGCCTGGAGCTTTGCCCAGTCTGTGCTGTGCCGGCAGAGCCACCACTGCCGCCGTTGTCACCGCTGCTTGTCCCTCAGGGTTCCCGAAGCTGGCACCGGGGAAAAGCAGTTCCCCGGAGCTGCCTGGCAAGCCCACCTCCTCGGGGGGCTCGGTGTGGGGGCACCGCTCCTCTGTCTTCACCAGCAGCCCCTcactggctgcaggggagggaaaggctCTGGTCAGTGCCCACTGGGGACACCGGGGCTGTCCCCAAGCGACAGCCCAGCCTGGGTGGGTGCTCCCTTTCCCAGCCCCATGGGGTTGGGCTCAGCATCACTCACCAGGACCGGGACCCGTCAGCATCTCCCTCTctggcagctcccagggctCGCGGACGCAGGGCTCTTCCTCCTGCTTGATCCATGACAAGAAGTCGTGTGCCGTGATCAGGGCATCTGCGCCTGCgaggaaagatggggacagggactCAGCTGAGCAGGGCCGCAtcctgtgctgggcaggctgTGGGAGGCAATGGCtccagaaggcagcagctgctgctagtgctgagcagctggtgtGTGTGCAGCACCGCCCCAGGCTCACCTG
This genomic window contains:
- the LOC121086985 gene encoding uncharacterized protein LOC121086985, whose amino-acid sequence is MDASGALASAPSSAAPSGSRSPMFPPGADREEWGPRFNCAPSTSAAASQAMPASGRKRKANFSNDETETLVWNVVRHFSALYGSEALRAHPVRRKQLWTQIQSRVNFLGYTERSIDDLKHKWRDLRLDVKKKITSKKHLPMNRAGGPLHKPRLTPLEKMVASTFLQASHDSEPEIILDPDLFFPGATKQSFMHLQPGVSHPSIYIDTNGQPSSLPDVEGSAVPRLAVQSPDPSIICEYSRGEGQSSSAESGPELRTPDVSAISPSLRNESLVSYASMSEEEEREGREVERGHGGAVGMQPGPEAPMTAEEDMKLSRQAMLIRRCSSQGSVTSLPEDPLNPVDAHSDWGHEGVSDLPPLGRGLDSSHPEEQAGGPGPDMGALPRVLMGPTWEKPTAEEEPPARSPLHGALTEESLPSSASPPGDAPAAPGPPRGLGCSRLREDRQESWRTNIHHLLDLEEQWDQLYHQELAMWQEERATQREERARDRELQFRLLGVLTDIRDELRYLRQERASARQSQAPPAEPRPDPSPLLEQPKAEPGFPEPQAGSASWGETAVPSRSPFGNRGRGRRRGRPRGSASRHRRLFLTNS